In Desulfosediminicola ganghwensis, a single window of DNA contains:
- the plsY gene encoding glycerol-3-phosphate 1-O-acyltransferase PlsY — protein sequence MSYLLIILSYLLGAVPFGLLIGKMAGKDVRTEGSKNIGATNVSRLLGKKLGFVTLVCDCLKGYLPMLLAAAILKDAPNSEIIVPLCGVAAVVGHMFPVYLGFKGGKGVATGLGVFLYLSPVAILISFVVFAASVALSGFVSVGSLLASALMVIWLWLLGHSAIQILTAAVVAGLIWFKHHENIGRLLKGEEKSWKKKA from the coding sequence ATGTCATATCTTTTAATTATCTTGAGCTACCTGCTCGGAGCGGTTCCCTTCGGACTATTGATCGGCAAAATGGCCGGAAAGGATGTCAGAACCGAGGGAAGTAAAAATATCGGCGCGACCAATGTCAGTCGTCTTCTGGGGAAAAAACTGGGTTTTGTCACTTTGGTCTGCGACTGCCTGAAAGGTTATTTGCCGATGCTGTTGGCTGCGGCAATTTTAAAAGATGCGCCTAATAGTGAAATCATCGTTCCCCTTTGTGGTGTCGCTGCGGTGGTTGGGCATATGTTTCCTGTTTACCTGGGCTTTAAAGGTGGCAAAGGCGTCGCCACAGGACTGGGTGTTTTTCTCTACCTCTCTCCTGTTGCAATACTGATCAGCTTTGTGGTGTTTGCCGCGTCAGTCGCCTTGAGCGGTTTTGTTTCGGTGGGTTCACTGCTGGCATCGGCCTTGATGGTAATCTGGCTTTGGCTGCTGGGGCACTCAGCAATCCAGATATTGACGGCTGCCGTGGTCGCCGGTTTGATCTGGTTCAAGCATCATGAAAATATCGGCAGATTGCTTAAAGGCGAGGAAAAGAGCTGGAAAAAGAAAGCCTGA
- a CDS encoding NADPH:quinone reductase: MRIIEVRQFGGPDVLTLVDRDIPVPGKGQVVIKVEAIGVNPVDTYIRAGTYPVLPELPYIPGGNAAGTVQSCGEGVTELSQGQRVYTACTFGAYGEYCLCDATQVYDLPEEASFAQGATLGVPGATAWRGLFIRGLGKAGEKVLVHGASGSVGGAALQLGRAAGMEMYGTAGSEQGLKIIDELGAVKSMLHQGDYVDRLRAAVPGGFDLILEMLANVNLETDLSLLAPHGRVVIIGSRGRIEIDPRLTMGKETDIRGLALAAASSVELKQTHAALAAAVRAGVLRPLIAATLPLEDAPRAHQKVLEPGLNGKIILSPGL; this comes from the coding sequence ATGCGGATAATAGAAGTGAGGCAATTTGGTGGGCCTGATGTACTTACCCTGGTAGATCGGGATATACCAGTTCCCGGCAAAGGGCAGGTTGTAATCAAGGTCGAGGCGATCGGGGTCAACCCGGTTGATACCTATATACGGGCCGGTACCTATCCCGTTTTGCCTGAACTCCCCTATATACCGGGTGGTAATGCGGCGGGCACGGTACAGAGTTGCGGTGAAGGTGTGACTGAACTGTCACAAGGTCAAAGAGTCTACACTGCCTGCACCTTCGGGGCTTATGGAGAATATTGCCTCTGCGATGCCACACAGGTTTATGATCTGCCGGAGGAGGCAAGCTTTGCGCAAGGGGCGACGCTCGGTGTGCCGGGAGCTACCGCCTGGCGAGGGCTTTTTATCAGGGGCTTGGGTAAGGCTGGCGAGAAGGTGCTGGTACATGGAGCCAGTGGGTCGGTCGGAGGTGCTGCATTGCAGCTTGGTCGTGCGGCGGGCATGGAGATGTATGGTACGGCGGGTAGCGAACAGGGGCTGAAAATTATTGATGAGCTGGGGGCCGTGAAGTCAATGCTGCATCAAGGTGATTATGTTGACAGGCTTCGCGCTGCTGTACCTGGAGGGTTTGATCTGATTCTTGAAATGCTGGCAAATGTGAACCTTGAAACAGATCTGTCATTGCTGGCACCTCATGGCAGGGTTGTTATCATTGGCAGCCGTGGCAGAATTGAGATCGATCCGCGCTTAACCATGGGCAAAGAAACGGACATCAGGGGGCTCGCCCTTGCCGCCGCGAGTTCCGTGGAACTCAAGCAGACCCATGCTGCACTGGCTGCCGCCGTGCGGGCAGGCGTGTTGAGGCCGTTAATCGCTGCGACTTTGCCCCTCGAAGATGCGCCCAGAGCTCATCAAAAAGTGCTTGAACCTGGCCTCAACGGTAAAATTATTCTTTCTCCAGGCCTTTGA
- a CDS encoding prolipoprotein diacylglyceryl transferase family protein: protein MTNLLFIIITGILLGCLLLWGFKYLPGERWQMMAIVPKVKHGDSANWQGTNLTYYGFFIATSQLLAITLLLILLGAMEISLTGTALATAMLLAVCLPAARIVAMIVEKKRHTFTIGGASFVGIVLAPFAILAAGLICSNFGDCYLPMMPVLAAMAIAYSLGEGLGRLACLSYGCCYGKPLKDCSALIQSIFKRTGVIFYGNIKKAEYESHLAGERLVPIQAITCIIYTATALMGCWLFLNSFFTATLVLCMAVTQIWRLLSEVLRADFRGFGKVSVYQKMGAIAVIYTIGLALLNTSVTNVQPLISHGLQNVWTPGVIIGLQLAWVVFFIYFGRSTVTCSTVSFTLLEDRI from the coding sequence ATGACAAACCTACTATTCATTATCATCACCGGCATACTCCTCGGCTGTCTGCTGCTCTGGGGTTTCAAATACCTGCCGGGTGAACGCTGGCAGATGATGGCCATTGTCCCCAAAGTTAAACATGGCGACTCAGCCAACTGGCAGGGGACCAACCTTACCTATTACGGCTTTTTCATTGCCACCAGTCAGTTGCTGGCGATTACCCTGCTCCTTATTCTGCTGGGCGCCATGGAGATCTCCCTCACCGGAACGGCGCTGGCAACAGCAATGCTGCTTGCAGTCTGCCTGCCGGCAGCCCGCATTGTAGCCATGATCGTCGAGAAAAAGCGACATACCTTTACTATTGGCGGCGCCTCGTTCGTCGGTATCGTTCTGGCGCCATTCGCTATTCTGGCAGCAGGGCTCATCTGCAGCAATTTCGGCGACTGCTACCTGCCCATGATGCCGGTTCTTGCCGCCATGGCGATTGCGTATTCACTGGGAGAGGGCCTTGGCAGACTCGCCTGCCTCAGTTACGGTTGCTGCTACGGCAAGCCGCTTAAGGATTGCAGCGCACTGATACAATCCATCTTCAAACGTACCGGAGTAATTTTTTACGGCAACATCAAAAAAGCAGAGTACGAGAGCCACCTTGCAGGCGAAAGATTGGTCCCGATCCAGGCCATAACCTGTATCATTTATACAGCTACCGCATTGATGGGTTGCTGGCTCTTTTTGAACAGTTTCTTTACTGCAACCCTGGTACTCTGTATGGCTGTAACTCAGATCTGGCGCCTTCTTTCTGAGGTGCTACGTGCTGATTTCCGAGGTTTTGGCAAGGTGAGTGTCTATCAGAAAATGGGCGCCATTGCTGTTATCTACACCATTGGCCTTGCCCTCTTGAATACAAGCGTGACAAACGTTCAGCCTCTCATCAGCCATGGGTTGCAAAATGTCTGGACGCCGGGAGTCATCATTGGCCTGCAGCTTGCCTGGGTAGTTTTTTTCATCTATTTCGGCCGTTCCACCGTAACCTGCTCAACGGTATCGTTCACCTTGCTTGAAGATAGAATTTAG
- a CDS encoding phosphatidylserine decarboxylase, with product MPQAVTPSTAHQYIERATNAIVTEQLFGDRSVSFLYNTLRENAPALFRALTSARMSSLLSLYHYDFLDSRKFKAARMIASLAVDLTECVAAPDCYDTPRKVFERQIRYWQLRPMEEDRKAIVSPADSRVLVGSFTDISELFIKEKFFSPEELFGTDRKWHNVFSEGDFGVFRLTPDKYHYNHVPVSGIVLDIYEIDGAYHSCNPAAQIALASLYARNKRVVTIIDTDVEGGSGVGRVAMIEVVALMIGDIVQAYSELQYHNPQPVQAGMFLEKGCPKSLYRPGSSTDILVFEPNRISFSPDILANAKRNDVQSRFTNKVGRPLVETEVSVRSTVAGKLP from the coding sequence ATGCCCCAGGCAGTAACACCATCAACCGCTCACCAGTACATAGAAAGAGCCACCAATGCCATCGTCACCGAGCAACTCTTTGGGGACAGATCGGTTTCGTTCCTCTACAACACCTTGCGAGAGAACGCTCCGGCACTTTTCCGGGCCCTCACCTCTGCCCGAATGTCCAGCCTGCTGAGCCTCTACCATTACGATTTTCTCGATTCCAGGAAGTTCAAAGCGGCCAGGATGATTGCGAGCCTAGCTGTCGACCTCACAGAATGCGTCGCCGCACCGGACTGCTACGATACCCCGCGAAAAGTGTTTGAACGTCAGATTCGCTATTGGCAACTCCGCCCGATGGAGGAAGACCGCAAGGCAATCGTCTCACCTGCAGATTCCAGGGTGCTTGTCGGCTCTTTCACTGATATTTCAGAACTTTTTATCAAGGAGAAGTTTTTCTCGCCAGAAGAACTCTTTGGTACTGATCGCAAGTGGCATAATGTTTTTTCTGAAGGTGATTTCGGTGTGTTCCGCCTCACTCCAGACAAATATCACTATAACCATGTGCCGGTTAGCGGCATTGTCCTCGATATTTACGAAATCGATGGCGCCTACCACAGTTGCAACCCTGCGGCCCAGATTGCACTTGCTTCCCTGTATGCCAGGAACAAGCGGGTGGTCACCATCATAGACACCGATGTCGAGGGCGGCTCCGGGGTTGGTAGGGTCGCCATGATTGAAGTCGTGGCCCTGATGATCGGTGATATCGTCCAGGCCTACAGCGAACTGCAATATCACAACCCACAGCCTGTCCAGGCCGGAATGTTTTTGGAAAAAGGATGTCCCAAAAGCCTCTACCGACCTGGGAGTTCAACCGATATTCTGGTCTTTGAACCGAACAGGATCTCTTTTTCGCCTGATATTCTCGCCAATGCCAAACGCAATGATGTGCAGAGCAGATTTACGAATAAAGTCGGCCGTCCGCTGGTGGAAACAGAGGTATCAGTTCGATCCACAGTGGCCGGCAAACTGCCTTAA